From the Jeongeupia sp. HS-3 genome, the window GTGCGGCACGGCTGCTGCAGCGCGAAACCGGCTGCTCTCTTGGCGTCGAGATCAACATCGACAAACACCTACCCATGGGCGGTGGTGTCGGCGGCGGCAGCTCGGACGCGGCGACGGTGCTGCTGGCGCTGAACCGTTTGTGGCGACTGGATCTGAGCCGGGAGCGCCTGATGCAGCTTGGTTTGGCGCTGGGCGCGGATGTGCCGTTCTTCCTGTTCGGCGAAGCCGCCTTCGTCGAAGGCGTCGGTGAGAAAATGCGCGCGGTGGCGAGCGCCGATGGCTGGTACGTGGTGTTGCAGCCGCCGGTGCACGTGCCGACGCCGGAAATTTTTTCCGACCCAAGCTTGACACGCGATACGCCGTCACTTAATATGCGCGACCTCAGCACTGCAACTACTCGCAACGATTTGCAGGTAGTGGCGGCGAGGAAGCATCCTCTGGTCGAGCAATACATCGCTTGGCTGAGCCGGTTTTCACCGGCAAGGATGACCGGTTCGGGGAGTTGTGTTTTTGCACATTTTTCTTCACAAGCCGGCGCGAATACAGTAGTATCGCTGCTTCCTCGGGACATGACCGGATGGGTTGCGAAAGCGATTGATCGTCATCCGTTGAAAGAATTTGCCGGGTAATCGGCAAGTGCCGCTAGGGGAGTCGCCAAGTTGGTTAAGGCATCGGATTTTGATTCCGACATGCGAAGGTTCGAATCCTTCTTCCCCTGCCAAATTCGAAAAGAAAAGCGTGTAACCCGGGTTACACGCTTTTCGTTTTTCTAGGGTTTGAAAATGGCTTACGACAGCCTCATGGTCTTTACCGGCAACGCTAACCCCAAGCTTGCCGATCGTGTTGTCAATCACCTCGACATCTCACTGGGCCGGGCTACCGTCGGCCGCTTCTCCGATGGCGAAGTGACGGTCGAGCTGCTGGAAAACGTTCGCGGTCGCGACGTCTTCGTGCTGCAGTCGACCTGTGTGCCAACCAACGACAACATCATGGAGCTGATCCTGATCGTCGATGCGCTCAAGCGTGCGTCGGCCGGCCGGATCACCGCCGCCATTCCTTACTTCGGCTACGCCCGTCAGGATCGCCGCCCGCGTTCGGCGCGTGTACCGATCTCGGCTAAGGTCGTCGCCAACATGCTGCAGGCCGCCGGTGTCGACCGTCTGCTGACCGTCGATGTGCATGCCGACCAGATTCAGGGCTTCTTTGATATCCCGGTCGACAACATCTACTCGACCCCGGTGCTGTTCGCCGATATCCGCGCGCAAAACTACGAGAACCTGATGGTTGTGTCGCCCGACGTCGGCGGCGTGCTGCGGGCCCGTGCGATGGCCAAGCAGCTCGGTACCGATATGGCGATCATCGACAAGCGTCGTCCGAAAGCCAACGTCGCCGAAGTGATGCACATCATCGGCGACGTGAAAGACCGCACCTGTTTGATCGTCGACGACATGATCGATACCGCCAACACCCTGTGCAAGGCCGCCGCCGCGCTGAAGGCGCATGGCGCCAAGCGCGTGCTGGCGTATGCGACGCACCCGGTGTTCTCGGGTGCCGCGGTCGAGCGCATCGTGCAGTCGGATCTGGACGAAGTCGTCGTCACCGATACCATTCCGCTCTCCGACGCCGCCGAGCTGTCGGGCCGCATCCGCTGCGTATCGATCGCCGGCCTGCTGGCCGAGACGATGCGCCGCATCAACAACGAAGAGTCGGTTTCATCGCTGTTCGTTGACTAATTCAGGGGAATCATCCCCCGGAATCGACAGCCTTCCTGGTCGCGGGAGGCTGTTGCTTTTAATGCTATGGAGCACACCATGACTTACGAAATTCAAGCTGTAGCCCGCGCTGCCCAGGGTACCGGTGCGAGCCGCCGCCTGCGCAAGGCTGGCAAATTGCCAGGTATCGTCTACGGCGGCAACGTTGCCCCGCTGGCGATCGAACTCGATCACAACAGCATGTACTACACCCTGAAAGAAGAAGCATTCCACACCGCGCTGATCAAGCTCGCCGTGGAAGGCAAGATCGAACAGGTGTTGCTGCGCTCGGTGAACTATCACCCGTTCAAGCAACAAGTGCTGCATCTGGACTTCCAGCGCGTTGACGAAAACACCACGGTTGAAGTGCGCGTTCCGCTGCACTTCATCGGCGCTGATGTTTGCGAAGGCGTGAAGATGCAAGGCGGCACGATGAGCTACATCCTCAACGATGTGATGGTTCGTTGCGTTGCCACCAAGATCCCGGAATTCCTCAATGTGGATCTGAGCAAGCTGGCCGTTGGCAACACCATTGCCAACCTGAGCAACATCCAGCTGCCGGAAGGCATCGAGCTGATGGCGCTGGTGCGCGGTGAAGGCCTTGCCGTTGCCAGCCTGAACGGTGCCAAGGCCGGTTAATCCAGCCCTTTCCGTTTGAAACCCGCCGCGACGCAAGTCCGGCGGGTTTTTTCTTGCCTGTTGTTTTGCTGGTTTTGCCTGCCTGCTGACAGGGCATCGTCAAGCTTCTGTGCTGTACTACATTGAGGTCTTTCTTCTTCGGTTCAGGGATTTTATGCATTGGAAGGAACAGCCCGAAGGTCAGGATCCGGTTCGCCGGCATATCCCGAGCCCGCTTGAGTGGCTCGCCAATCTGCCGGTGATTCCGCCGCGGCATCGTGCCAAGGTGTGGCTGATGTGGGGTGTGTTGGGCGTGATCCTGCTGCTGTACTGGCTGATGCCGCGCTGGGGTGTTTCGCCGTTCCATTCGCGTCAGGACGGGCTTGATTACCTACCCTATTTCACCGATGTGCAGTCGCCACGCTTTCAATCCAGCCCACCGCCGCGCACGCCCGATTCGGCTGTCACGATAGGCTGGCCCGGCTGGCGGCTTGAGCAGTACGCGCCGCAACAGGGGGAGGTCAATAGCTGGCTGGTGCTGCGCGATGGCGATGGCGCGGTGCGCTGGCAACAGGTGGCGAGCAATGACAACTGGCTGGGCGACTACCGACTCAAGCCCGACTCGGCGCGCTGGGCGTGGTTCGGTGGCTGGGTGGTTGAACTGCAATCGCCGAAGGCTGAGGCGGCGCGGCTGTATCTGACGCCCGACGGCTCGCCGCGGCTGATCCGCCAGTGGCCGAATGCGCAAGCCAGGGCCAAACTCAAGGCCATGGGGGCTTGAGCCTCGGCGCACCCAGCAGGGCGTGTCACTGAAACATCGTCCGACTCGCGTTATCATGATGGCCTTGCCTGCCTTGGGCGGGCCATTTGTATTGCTATCGATGTCTCCAATCAAACTGATCGTCGGCCTTGGTAATCCGGGCGCCGAATATGCTGCAACGCGCCACAACGCCGGTTTCTGGTGGGTCGACCAATTGGCGCGCGATGCCGGCATTTCCTTGCGGCACGACGCCAAATTCCACGGCCTCGCCGGCCGTGCCCGCTTTTCGGGCCACGAGGTCTGGCTGCTGGAGCCGCAGACCTATATGAACAAGAGCGGCCTGTCGGTGGTCGCCTTGGCGCAATTCTATAAAATACTGCCGAACGAAATCCTCGTCGTGCACGACGAGCTCGATCTGCCTGCGGGCGAAATCAAGCTCAAACAGGGCGGTGGTCATGGTGGCCACAATGGCTTGCGCGACATCGGTACTCATCTGTCGACACCGAATTACTGGCGGCTGCGAGTCGGCATCGGCCATCCGGGTGAGCGCAACGAGGTTGTCAATTTCGTGCTCAAACCGCCGCGCAAGGAAGAGCAGGATGCGATCGACGATGCGCTGATCCGGGCGCACCACATTCTGCCGCTGCTGCTCGCCGGCGATACCGGCGCGGCGATGCAAAAGCTGCACACCGACGACAGCAAGAAGCGGCAGCACAAGCCGGCTCCCGGAGTCTGAGATGCATACGATCCTGGTTGCCAATCCCAAGGGCGGTAGCGGCAAGACAACGGTGGCGGTACAGCTGGCGGCGTGGTTTGCCTGGCAAAATCGCCCGGTGGTGTTGAGTGACCTGGATCGGCAAGGCTCGGCCTTGCGCTGGCTGGCGCAGCGGTCGGAGAAATTTCCGCCGATTCGCGGCCGCGATGAAATCATCGACCGCTTGCCCGCAGGTGCGGTGCAGGTGATAGACAGCCCGGCTGGCTTGCACGGCAAACTGTTCGACGCGGCCTTGCGTAGTGCATCCCACGTGGTTGTGCCACTACAGCCGGCGGCATTCGATCGCTGGGCCTGCGCCGATTTCTTCGCCCGGCTCGCTGACGAGAAGCGCGTGCGCAAGGGCAAGGTCGAGCTGAGCTTGCTGGGCATGCGCGTCAATCCGCGCACGCAAACCGCGCGGGATTTCACCGCGTTTGTCGACGAGGCGGCCCTGCCGTTATGCGCGACCATTCGCGATACCCAGCTCTATGTGCAGCTGCAGCCACGCGGGCTGACGCTGTTCGATCTGCCACGGCCGCGCTTCGAGCGCGATTATGCGCAATGGCAACCTCTGCTGGATTGGCTCCCATGACGTCTTCGAATTCCCGCATCCCTGTCAATCTGGTCAGCGGTTTTCTCGGTGTCGGCAAAACCACCGCCATGATGCGCCTGCTGGCGGATAAGCCGGCCGGTGAATACTGGGCGGTCATCGTCAACGAGTTTGGCGAAGTCGGCATTGATGGCGCGACCTTATCGTCGGCCGGCGAGGGTTTGCAGGTCGCCGAGGTGCCGGGTGGCTGCATCTGCTGCACCACCAGCCCGATGTTGCGTACCACCTTGACCAAGCTGGCGCGGGGCCGCCGGCCCGATCGGCTACTGATCGAACCCTCGGGGTTGGGGCATCCGGCCGGCATCATCGACCTGTTGCGCGATCCTTTTTTGTCCAAGGTGTATGCAACGCAGGCGGTGGTCACGCTCATCGATGCCCGCCACCTCGACGATAGCCGCTATACCTCGCACGAAACCTGGCGTGACCAGATCGAACTGGCCGATGTGCTGGTGCTGAACAAGATCGATCTCGCCGACGTCGAGCAGATCGAACGGGCGCGACGCTTTGCTGCCGCGCTGTATCCGCCGAAGCTGGCTGTTATCGAGGCAAGGCAGGGCGTGTTCGATGTGGCGTTACTGGATTTGGCGCTGCAGCCATCTCGTTGGCCGGAGGCAGCACCGGCGACGCCGAGTGCGCACGCGCTGGCTCCGCGCCGCCCGGTGGCAAGTGCCGCTGCTGCGGTCAAATACTGGCCGCAGCGCAATATGCAAACCAGTCTGGGGTCGGAAAGCTGCGGCTGGATATTTCCTGCCGAGACGCAGTTCTTCTCCGCGGCGCTGGCCGCGCTGTTCGACGAGGCCGTGATGCTGTTGCCGGGGCTGACTCGCGCCAAAGGTGTGTTCAATACCGAGCGCGACTGGTATCGCCTCGATTGGGTCGATGGCTATAGCGGTGCGGCGGTTTCGGCGTATCGGCGCGATTCTCGGGTCGAATTCATCGTCGCGAACGATAGCCCTGTTGACTGGGCCGTCGTCGAGACCCGCTTGGCCGCAGCCTTGATCAGCGGCGCAGAATCGCGCTGATTTGCTGCAGGTAGTTTTGCACTACGTCGCCGTGGCCGCGACTGTTCATTGTCGTTTGCCAGTGCTGCAGGCAGTTTGTCAAAGCCGCGTGATCATTGCACTGCCCGAGTACCCGGTCGATCCAGTCATCCAGCGCGCCGTGCAAATGGGTGTTGTTGCTGATGTAAAGAATCTGGCGAATCTGGGCGAGCTGCTTGCTGCCGATCGCCGGCGATGCGGTTTCGTTGACCGTTACCGCTGCTGTCGGTGAGGGGGCCGGGCCGATCTGGCCGGCGATCTTCTCGATCATGCCGTCCCATTCGAGCTCCAACAGGGCTTGCAGCAACTCGCGCCCGACCAGGGTGGTGATCAGTAAATCCGCACTTTTGATGCCGTCGATCTGGATCAGCAATTGCCGCGATTTGGCCGAGAGACCGCTTGAGCGGTTGAGCATCTCGGAGAGTCCCTGCGGGGTTTTACGATAAATCACGCCTTGCATAACCGCTTCCCTGCCTGAATATCTGACGAATATATTACAGAGTTAGCCGCTCGCGCGCTGCCCGGCGCGGGCCGGGGAAGCCCGTGCATTTAATGGGATGGGAATGCGAGTAGAAAGAATCATGAAAGCACGATGCGAATTTCTCGCTGTACCCGGTCGGCAACGCCGCGATGGCCGGATCGGCGCAACGCCGTTTGCCAATCCTCCAGCAATTGCTCGAGTGCATTTGTGCTTGCCAGTGCGTCGAACGCGCTTGCCAGTCGGTTGAGCCAGGTTTCGCCAAGGTATTCGCGGGCGCTGTCCTGCACGAGCGTTCGCACTTGGGCCAGCCGTGCCGGCTCGGGGAGGGGGCCGGTTGCGACGGGCCGTGTTACCGCTGCCAGTGGCGCTCCGGCTTGTTCTGCGATCAACGCCAGCTCGCGCAAGCGGGCCAGTACCGCCTCGACATCGGTGGCCGGCGCCAGCTGTTTCAGCACGCTGACATTGCGTGCGCCGTCAATCATGATCAACAGCTGCCGGGCCTTCAAGCTGAGTAGATCGCTACGGGTGGCCAGTTCCTGCTGGGCTCTGGCCGTCTTGTGATAGACCGTGTTTTCCATACTTTTCCCCTGACTTTGTACGCCTCGAGTAGAAAGTCGTATTGCCACTTTAGCCGCTGCTGATGCATTTTTTGTAGCATAGTCTTACGGACTACAAGCGTGTGGCCGGGGCTGATGCACTGTTGTATTGATGCAAGAAAAAAGCCCGCGCGAGGCGGGCTTCATCGTGATGTCATCGTTCCGGTATTACAGGCCGCCGTAGGAGTGCAGGCCCGAGAGGAACATATTGACGCCGAGGAAAGCGAAGGTCACCACCAGCAGGCCGATCACCGACCACCAGGCGAGCACGTCGCCACGCCAGCCTTTCACCAGCCGGATATGCAGCCATGCGGCGTAGTTGAGCCAGACAATCAGTGCCCAGGTTTCTTTCGGATCCCAGCTCCAGTAGCCACCCCAGGCGTCGGCGGCCCACATCGCGCCGAGAATAGTGGCGATGGTGAAAAACAGGAAGCCGATGGCGATGGCCTTGTACATCACTTCGCCGAGCGTGTCGTAACTCGGTAGTTTGCTCACCAGTACGCCGCGCGATACCAGCAACTGTGCAATGCCGAGCATCGCCGCGATTGCGAACGCGCCATAGCCGACGAAATTGGCCGGTACGTGGATTTTCATCCACCACGATTGCAGCGCCGGAATCAGCGGCTGGATTTCGTGCGCCTGGCGATCGAGCGAGTACCACAGGATGAAGCCGACTGCGGCGCTGATCACCATTAGCACGAAGGCGCCCATTGTCCTGGCTGCGAAGCGGGCTTCGTAATACAGATACATCAGTGCGGTGATCAGGCAGAACAGTACGAACACTTCATACAGATTCGAGACTGGAATATGCCCGACATCAGGGCCGATCAAATAACCCTCGTACCAGCGCACCAGGCTGGAACTCAGCGAGGCCGCCGCAGCGACCCATGTCAATCCCGAGGCGAGCGACAGCGCCGTGGCGCTACGGCGTAGCATGCCGATCCAGTACATCAGCGTGGCGAGGGCGAAGAGCACGCACATCCACATTACCAATGACTGGCTGGAGAGCAGGTACTTGAGAAAGAAGTTGCTGCCGCCGCGGGCGAGTTCGCCCTCATAGAAGCCGATCCCGATCAGCGCGGTGGCGGCGCAAATCGGCAGAAAACGCTGCATGGCCGGCCAGAATTTGCCAAACCAGATCAGTGCGGCGGCGCTGGCGAACAGGATGCCCTGCTCGTAGTAATCCATGGCACCGCGATAGCGGCTGAAGCTGATGCCGGCGGCAAGCAGGACGAGGGCGGCGAACACGATGTTGCCGATGGGGCGCTTGGCGTTAAGCGTGGTCATGATGATTCTCCGGCCGGATCGGTGCTTTGATCCTGAGGGGGCAGCAGGGTGTCGCGGTGGGCGATGAAAGCCTGATCAAGGTCGGTGTTGCGGCGGTTGCTGGTCATCGCGATCAGCGTCCGGCCGCCTTCGAGGCGAATCCACAGCCGCTCTTCGCGAATGTAGAACATGCAGAAAATACCCAGTACCAGCAGCACTGAACCGAGATACACCACCGTCTTGCCCGGTGAGCGCGTCAACTGGAAGCCGCTGGCCTGCACCTGAGTGAAGCCGGTCGGCTGTAGATACATCGCCGGGCCATAGTCGAACAGATTGCTGGTCGCGACGAGGCTGTCCATCAGGAAGCGATAGTTGGCTTCGTTCATCGGTAGCGGCGCGAGCCCGGCCTGGCGTTGCGACAGCGCGAAGGCTTCAACCGCCGCACCCTGAAGGATTTTCAGGTACGTCTGCGCCACGGTCTGGCGCTGTTCGGCCGGCACCTTGCCGTCGAGGAAGCGTTCGAGCGCGGGGAAGCCGCCGCTGCCAAACTGCGCCAGCACGCTGCGGGCCACTTCGGCGAACTGGGTCTGGCTGGTGGCCGAGAATGCGCCGTCATGGAAGGCCGCATCGGTGGTCGCCTTGGCGATGGCCGGGTAGCGCTGCGGATCAAGCAACACCTGGCGCAGCCGCATGAAGGTGTCGACCTTGCCGTCGGCATCAAGCGGCATGCGGATGAAGGAGAACGGTTGCGCCACTTCGCGGCGCATGCCCGAGACCAGATAGAAGCCATCGTCAAGCGGCTGTGGCGCCAGATAATTGAGGTACTCGACGGCCTGACCGGTGGCATCGCGCAACTTGAACTGGATCGAGGGGCCGAGATTGCGCAGATTGTGCTCGCCCTTGACGCTGGCGGCCTGCGACAAAGCCTGCTCGAACTTGTTGACCGATACTGCCGATTGGGTGGAGTCGGCTTTGCCCAGGTTCTCGATATTGATCACGCGCAGATCGCCCGTTTCCAGCGTGTAGGGCTGGCCGGCAATCGTCAGCGCCGTGCTGGCTTGCGAGCGGGCTGCGAGCGTCGAGCTTGGCGTGCCATCGAGGTTCCAGCGCGCAAAGGTCAGCGGTGAGCCGCCGTCGCCGAAGCTCGCTTGATAAATGGCGACGCCATCGACCACCATCGGCTTGTTGACCTCGATGGTGCCGCTCTGGCGCACCTTGCCGGTCTGGCTGTCGAGAATGTCGATGTCCGAGGCGAAAAGCTTGGGCTGGCCGGTCGTGTAATACTCGACGTGGAACTGCTTGAGCCGGAGCGCGAACGGCAACTCCTGTACAAAGTAGCCATTGCCGGCGTTGAGGAAGATTACATCGGCGGCACTGCCTTCCGGCACGGTGACGTTGCCACGGAAAGACAGGTTGCCCTCGCTGAGGCGGCTGATCTGCGGCACCTGGCCTTGCGGCATGTCGCGGGTTTCCGGCGTCTTGTGGCCGACCAGCTCCATCAGCTTCAGCGGCAGATTGCCGTCGAGCAGGCCGCCAATGCAGATCACCACAATGGCCGCGTGCGCGAACAGGTAGCCGAGCCGCTGCCACGCACCGCGCTTGGCCGCAACCTGCCAGGTGCCATTGTGCTCGCGCAGCCGGTAGCGAAAGCCTGTTTGCGTCAGGTGCGCGAGCACCGTATCGCGATCGATCTCGCCCTCTGCCTCGGCGTGATGCGTCATCAGCCGCAAAGAGCTGCTTCCGGCCTTTTCGCGCCAGCTGCGGATGTCTCGCAGCATGCCGGGCACGTGGCGCCAGAGGCACAACGAGGTCGACAGCATCAAAAAAGCGAGCAGCAGCAAAAACCAGCTGGCGTGATAGACGTCGAACAGGCCTACCGACTGGAAAATACGGAACCAGAAATCGCCGAATTCGAAGCGGTAATTGACGTAGGGCTCGTTCTGCTTGAGCACGGTGCCGATGACCGAGGCGATCGCGAGGATGCTGAGCAGGCTGACGGCAAAGCGCATCGACGAGAGCAGCTCGTAGAGCGCCCGGCCGAACGGGGCGGGGTGATGGCGTGGAGGAGTTTTCGTAGTCATAAAGCAAAAAAGGGGCGAAAGTCGCCCCTCTTGGTGAGTGAATGCCGGCAAAGGTTCACCGGCAGCTGACTCAGTTGAGCGCCTGCATGTATTGCGCGACGGCCTTGATCTCGTCGTCACGCATCTTTTTGGCAATCTCGGTCATGACCGAATTGTTCTGGCGCTCGCCCGAACGGAATGCCTTCAACTGCGCCTCGATATAGGCGCCATGCTGGCTGGATACGCGCGGATACTGGATCGGAATGCCCGAGCCGGATGGGCCGTGGCAAGCCATACAGGCCGGCAGACCGGTTTGGGCCAGACCGCCGCGGTAAAGTTTCTTGCCGGCTTCGATCAGCGTCTTGTCCGATGCGCCAAGCGCTTTGGGCTGCTGGCTGGCGAAGTAGGCGGCGACGTTGCGCATGTCGGCATCCGACAGCGTCGCAGTCATGCCGAGCATCACCGGGTTGTTGCGTTTGCCGGTTTTGAACTCGGTCAACTGCTTGTACAGATACTGCTCGTGCTGGCCGGCCAGACGCGGATAGGTCGAGGCAACTGCGTTGCCGTCGACACCGTGACAGGCGGCACAAACCGTTTCAGCCTTCTGTTTGCCCGCGGCGATATCGACCTTGGGTTGTTCTGCGTAGGCAGCCGATGTGGCCAACCACAATGCTGCTGCAACGAATGCTGCGACAGGCGCGCTGCGCATAGCTCTGCTCCCTCAAGCGATAGCGGTTCCCGGCTATGGGTGCCGGTTTGCAACCAAATCCTGCTATTCTATAACAAGACTTTTTACCAAACAAAATACCATGACGCTCTTTCGCGGTTTGCAGTTCCTTACTACCGTCAATGATCTGTCGGCTTTGCCTCACGAAGGCCTTGAAGTGGCCTTTGCCGGGCGCTCCAATGCGGGCAAATCGAGTGCGATCAATACGCTCGCCAATCACACCCGGCTCGCCTTCGTTTCGAAGACGCCGGGGCGTACCCAGCACATCAATTACTTCGATTTTGGCAAGGAACGCCGACTGGTTGACCTGCCAGGTTACGGCTATGCCGAGGTGCCGGCCAATGTGCGCGCGCACTGGGAAAAGCTGCTGAGCTTTTATCTCGTCAACCGCGACAACCTGATTGGCCTGGTGCTGATCATGGATGCGCGCCGGCCGCTGACCGAGCGTGATCGCCGCATGCTCGACTGGTTTCTGCCGACCGGCAAGCCGGTACATTGCCTGCTGACCAAGTCCGACAAATTGAGCAAGCAGGAGCAGATCAAAACCTTGCGCACGGTTGAAGCCGAATTCGAGGGCGATCCGCGTGTCACCGTGCAGCTTTTTTCCAGCCTGAAGAAGCAAGGGGTCGAACGGACCGAGGAAGTCGTCGGTGCGTGGTTTGACGCCATGAAAGCGGCGACGCCGCAAGACGGCAACGAGACTGGCGACGTTGAGTCGACGGACGGCGCCTGATTCGCCTTGCGCTTTAAGGCCACCTTTCTATCTTGAAAGCTAGGTGCGCCCCTGCACCTCCCGCTTTTCCTCCCTGAGCGGGTGCCCCGGCTTTGTGCCGGGGCGTATGTATACCCCGGTCATTCTCCCCTTGGACCGGGGTTTCTTTTTTTCTGCTCGGCCCTCTTCGTTCTTGCCGGCATGTGTTCCGTATATCGGAATTGTCTGATTTAAACGTCGGCTTTTTCTCAATCTGGCGGCAGATTTGCCGTATGTAAAAATCCATCGGTATGATCGTCTGAACGAGAATTCCGGCTTTGCGTGTCGCGAGTTGGAACGAAAAAGGGTCGACGCCGAGTACGTTTGACCCGCTGGGAGGAGCACCATGTCGGAACTCACCGGGGTCAGGGTGATGGTGATTGATGACAGCAACACCATCCGTCGCAGCGCCGAAATTTTCCTGGGGCAAGCCGGTTGCGAGGTCATCCTTGCCGAAGACGGCTTCGATGCCTTGGCCAAGATCAGTGATCATCAGCCGCAGTTGATTTTCGTCGACGTGATGATGCCGCGTCTTGATGGCTACCAGACGTGTTCGCTGATCAAGAAAAACCCGCGTTACAAGACCACGCCGGTGATCATGCTCTCCAGCAAGGATGGCCTGTTCGACCGCGCCCGCGGCCGCATGGTCGGTTCCGACGAATATCTCACCAAGCCATTTACCAAGGACAGTCTGCTGGCCGCCGTCGGCGAGCACGTGCAGCAGCGCTGATCCATTTCATCTCACATTTATCCGTACTGAGCGAAGAAAACCGCCATGGCCATCAAGAAAATCCTGATCGTCGATGATTCGCCGACCGAGCGTCATTTCCTCGGCGAATTGCTGACCAAAAACGGTTTCACCATCGTGACCGCCGAATCGGGCGAGGACGCCGTGGCCCGGGTCAAGGAGCTGATGCCCGACCTGATCCTGATGGATGTGGTCATGCCCGGCATGAACGGCTTCCAGGCGACGCGCACCATTACCCGCGATGCCGAAACCGGGCATATCCCGGTGATCATGTGCACCTCCAAGAACCAGGAGACCGACAAGGTCTGGGGTAAGCGCCAGGGCGCGGCCGAGTATGTGGTCAAGCCGGTCGATCCGCAGGAACTGCTTTCCAAGATCGCTGCGCTGTAAACGGAGTCGGTCATGGCCAAGCGGATCAGTTTGCGCGACTACCAGGAAGGGGTAATGGCCCGGCTAAAAAGTGCCGCGGCCACCGCTCAGGTCAATGCATGCCTTGGCATTCGCATCGGCCAGGACAATTGGCTGGTGGATCTGGCCGATGTGGCCGAAGTGATGCCGGTGCCGCCGGTCTCGTCCTTGCCGCTGTCTCAGCCGTGGTTCAAGGGCGTGGCCAATATGCGCGGTAACCTTGTGAGCGTGTCGGATCTGTCGGCCTTTTTTGGCGGCCCTGCGCTGACGGTCTCGCCGCTGGCGCGGCTGATGCTGCTGCATCCGCGGTACATCCTGCATTCGGCGGTACTGGTCGAGCGCATGCTCGGCCTGAAGCATTT encodes:
- a CDS encoding response regulator transcription factor, giving the protein MKKILIVDDSPTERHFLGELLTKNGFTIVTAESGEDAVARVKELMPDLILMDVVMPGMNGFQATRTITRDAETGHIPVIMCTSKNQETDKVWGKRQGAAEYVVKPVDPQELLSKIAAL
- a CDS encoding cytochrome c, coding for MRSAPVAAFVAAALWLATSAAYAEQPKVDIAAGKQKAETVCAACHGVDGNAVASTYPRLAGQHEQYLYKQLTEFKTGKRNNPVMLGMTATLSDADMRNVAAYFASQQPKALGASDKTLIEAGKKLYRGGLAQTGLPACMACHGPSGSGIPIQYPRVSSQHGAYIEAQLKAFRSGERQNNSVMTEIAKKMRDDEIKAVAQYMQALN
- the yihA gene encoding ribosome biogenesis GTP-binding protein YihA/YsxC, with amino-acid sequence MTLFRGLQFLTTVNDLSALPHEGLEVAFAGRSNAGKSSAINTLANHTRLAFVSKTPGRTQHINYFDFGKERRLVDLPGYGYAEVPANVRAHWEKLLSFYLVNRDNLIGLVLIMDARRPLTERDRRMLDWFLPTGKPVHCLLTKSDKLSKQEQIKTLRTVEAEFEGDPRVTVQLFSSLKKQGVERTEEVVGAWFDAMKAATPQDGNETGDVESTDGA
- a CDS encoding PleD family two-component system response regulator; amino-acid sequence: MSELTGVRVMVIDDSNTIRRSAEIFLGQAGCEVILAEDGFDALAKISDHQPQLIFVDVMMPRLDGYQTCSLIKKNPRYKTTPVIMLSSKDGLFDRARGRMVGSDEYLTKPFTKDSLLAAVGEHVQQR
- a CDS encoding chemotaxis protein CheW translates to MAKRISLRDYQEGVMARLKSAAATAQVNACLGIRIGQDNWLVDLADVAEVMPVPPVSSLPLSQPWFKGVANMRGNLVSVSDLSAFFGGPALTVSPLARLMLLHPRYILHSAVLVERMLGLKHLSDLSVDDAVHPRATAVYRDAAGQRWLALDVAALASDPGFLQAGQ